GCATGTGTTCTGCCTGCAGCGTGATTAGGGACTTCAACatctctgtttgctcctccatcagTTTTATCATCTGCTCATGGCCCATAAAAATTTGCTCCTggctctcctttctgtcctgcctgtctattttaaaattttcctttaaaGACTCGCTCCATACCCTGCGTTCTTGTTTTTCAGTCTCCGAGTATTGGAACACCTCTTGAAATATGTCCTCCTTGCTCCTCCTTGGTTGCGTCCTTATCTGGCGGAGGTGCTCCGCCGGTGTGTAGGGGGTTCCCCTGACAGCCAAGTCTGCAGAAGCACAACAAGCAGAAGCATGCACACACAGCATTGAATCATTGtagtaaaatacacctcttttTACATATGAATGAGTTTCTCACTGTCCTTTGGCAAGCACACAGTTCCACTAATACCCTAACCATGGTGAGTTTGGCTTGGGGGGGGAGGACGTTCAAGATGGGGCAAAAGATCTAGGAAGTGTTTTTTTAAGGGGATCATTGCAGGCAACTAGGGACAATactgtaaattctgccaccattttccacaggtgggggtcACTGAagcagatatctcactcctgaagtTAAGCAACAATGCATCTGCTGCATGCGTGTGGCTTCAGACCGGGTCCatatgctgctcacctgtgtgctgctttggtccctgcacagtGATTGCTGATTGGCGCaagaaagtttcctacaatgggggaaggaataaagcacctctgccaaggaaccttcggcagaggattgaAGGGACCTCTAGGAAAATTTCCTAGAGAGTTCTCTGGAGGCTTCTCGTGATGTTTCGGTGTGTATTAACACACTGTTCCACCACACTGCTTAGCTGCACTGGGGAATGTGAAGCACACACAAATGCAACTAGCCTagtacatttctatcccttcacccacttctagaatatacaaagcaaaggacagctctacgtctgtcataaatataaagggaagggtaaacccctttaaaatccctcctggccagaggaaaactcctctcacctgtaaagggttaagaagctaaaggtaacctcgctggcacctgaccaaaatgaccaatgaggagacaagatactttcaaaagctgggaggaaggagagaaacaaagggtctctgtctgtctatatgctgcttttgtcggggatagaacaggaatagagtcttagaacttttagtaagtaatctagctaggtatgcgttagattatgatttctttaaatggctgagaaaagaattgtgctgaatagaataactatttctgtctgtgtatcttttttgtaacttaaggttttgcctagagggattctctatgttttgaatctaattaccctgtaaggtatctaccatcctgattttacagaggggatttctttacttctatttactcctatttctattaaaagtcttcttgtaagaaaactgaatgctttttcattgttctcagatccaagggtttgggtctgtggtcacctatgcaaattggtgaggctttttatccaacatttcccaggaaagggggggtgcaagtgttgggaggattgttcattgttcttaagatccaagggtctgggtctgtagtcacctaggcaaattggtgaggctttttaccaaaccttgtccaggaagtggggtgcaaggttttgggaagtatttgggggggaaagacgtttccaaacagctcttccccagtaaccagtatttgtttggtggtggtagcggccaatccaaggacaaagggtcgaatattttgtaccttggggaagtttttgacctaaactggtaaagataagcttaggaggttttcatgcaggtccccacatctgtaccctagcgttcagagtgggggaagaaCCTTGACAACCTCATATAACCAAGCAGCAACAACTCAAAAAGATCACTCACCAgagctctcctctcctgcatcatgTGCGCCAGAGAcggactgctgggactggctagacctcTCTGGAGCGGAAGAGAGGTCCTGACTTGCCGCACCACCGGATGACCCTGCCGTGTGCTCCACATTGTTCTCCAACTTGACCTCCTCGTCCATGACTCTGTCCTCGGGGTTGAGTCTGCTGTctctagccccactgaagtattCACAGGGCTCTTGGGGTGGAGGCAAGAGCAAAGTATGGAGCCAAGTATGgagtccagctccttatagaagcggcAGGTCTCCAGTGCAGGACCAGAGCGATGGCTTGAcacccttgccttctggtacgcctcCTTTATCTTCCCACGGGACTGATGGGTATCGCATTTGTAGCCCTTATCCAACATGCCATGAGAAATCTGACTGTAGGTATCCaagttcctacagctggagtggagctggaACTGCACAGCgtcctctccccacagagccaGCAGATGCAACAACTCAGGTGtgctccaagcaggagagcatTTGCTGCGTGGTCTGCTGGAAAGAGGTGATGTGAGCTGTCCaggccgagcaaacaggaagtggagtTTCAAAAAGTCCTGGGCATTTAAGGAGGGAGAGACAGATACTTGTGTACCTGAGTTCAGGCAGCAGAGtttgaactgctgaccagagtggtcaggacGGGCATTGtcggacacctcctggaggccatttatAGTGACATAACcaagcacagtgtctacacacTGTCGAtataactttgctgcaaaaagctctatgtctctcattgaggtggttttattttgtcgtcaaagcaggagagttttgttggCAGAAAGAGCATtctagtgtgtacacctccactgttttgttgatgaaagctgacttttgtcgacaaaactctgtagtgcagacaaggcctttgtTATCTGTCAAGAGCTTAACTCAGTACTCTGTTTCACCTGTTATAGTTGGTTTCACTGACATCtaaattcctcctgcagtttcaaaTGCTGTTCCACTTCTTGTTCTAAACTGCTGTATAATGTTGCTGGCTGCTGTTGAATAGCTGCCACATGCCAGAAGTGGTTGTTTTTCAGTAGTGGATAAAGTGACTGGTGTAAGCAGATGCAACTTTCagcaaaatcaatgggaattgtgccaATGCTGGGTTTGGCCCAGAGTTTGTAAATTTGCTGGTAATGTTTGTAGAGTACTTTAGGATTCTTTTAGATGAATGAGGCTATATTAAATCACCATAATTATAATCAGTATAAGTAACATAGATCCCTCCTCTGCTTTAGGTGTTAGTGATTACTGTGATGTTTGTATGACACTTTGAAGGTGAAAAACACAACACAGGTGCTAAATACTGTGTCATCAAGAGATCTCTGAACTCCAATCTTAGCAGGGAAAATACCAGTgcatctttaaaatgtattattttctaCCCAAGTCTGCATGTGTATTCCACTAATCATTTGGAAATTTCcgtttttagttattttaaaaatgcaggagCCAAAAAGATTTGTATTCAGATACGCACACAGCACTGCTACAAGTCTTGAATCTATGGGCATGTCCACATGTTGAACAGGAGGTATAAATTCTAGCTTGAGACACACCCACACCaactctgatcaagctagtgtgctaaaaacagaagcGTAGCTGCGGTGGCGcaaggggctagctgccctgagtgtgATCATGTCCAAGACCCTAGGTATTTACTTGGGTAGCTAGCCCCTCCCCAAGCTCGAAGTGCAGCTGTATCCTATGCCCAGGTATGTAGAAGACAATGCGGTGATGCCTTCCAGTGAATCTGAAGGTAGACCTATGAccttttgttctttatttgtgcAGTATACAAGCCAAATGTATGGAGCTTTTCCTTTCATATGCATCTGTGGTTATGGATCGATGCAATACTCTATTGTACCTGGAGCGCTCACATCAGCTGTCGTGGCACATCTGCAtttactcagggtatgtctacactggcagagttacagcgccggcagttacaccgctgctcagagagcgctgaagggaaaccactgttatgtgttcacactgtcagttgcctgtgcaatagtgtgttcacacttgcagcacttgcATCGGTATTCAGAGAGGTGCAttctgggtagctatcccacagagcatctcttcctcttctgctggtaggagttgtgggaaggtggagggggtcacGGGtcatcctgggtccagtcccaatgccctgtgatgcattacttcgcatcccagcaatccctgtgcttctgtccacatttggtgccatctttcaatggtttgtgtactgcacgctctgcaggaatggatcccataCTGTTGTCCAATATGCTGCTTGCTCTCACTAACAAgacatgagtggcagtggagttattccttaaactacaaaggcaagaggagttcaacattgatctcgccatgcGTACTATCTAtaacatgagattgcttgtggcatgcACAGAGGTGTTGATCACAGTAGAATGCTggttttgggctcgggaaacaagcactgagtggtgggatcacattgtcatgcacgtcttggatgatgagcagtggctgcagaaattTTGGATGAGGAaggccacattcatgggactgtgtgatgagctcgccccagccctgcggcacaaggacacgagaatgagagaagcgggtggcaattgcactgtggaagctgggtactccagactgctaccaattggtcgctaaccagtttggagtggaaaAGTTGACTGTTGGACTtgtgttgacagaagtgtgcagggACATTAACCACATCATGCTACGAAGGACCGTGACTCTGgacaacgtgcgtgacattgtggatggctttgcacaaatgggcttccctaactgcggaggagcgatagatggcatgcatattccaattctggcaccagaccatctagccaccaagtacattaatcggaagagGTATTCCTCTATGGTTCTCCAGCCGCTCGTGGATCACCGTggcatttcacggacattaacacaggctgatctggaaaggttcatgactcacacatcttttggaacactggcctgttcaggaagctgcaagcagggactttcttctcGTACCGAAAGATCACCATAAGGGAaatcgaaatgcccattgtgatcctgggagaccttgCCTAGCcctaatgccgtggcttatgaagccatacatggagaaccttgacagcagcaaggagtggttcaacaaaagactgagcaagtgcagaatcactgttgagtgtgcttttggccgtttaaaggccctctggcactgcctatatgggaggctggacctggccgatgacaatattcctatgcttttAGCCACGTGCTGTACACTccatatttgtgaagggaagggtgaaagcttcactcagggctagACTGCtaaggctcagtgcctggaggctgaatttgaacagccagagacagaGTTACTGGAGGGGCGGGCAGCGTGGGACCGTAAGGATCAGGAATgtcttgaggcagcaatttgaagctgaaagccactaatatttgttgctatgctcgggagtgcagtgcttgtgaGGCTAGGAGGTCATTGTGactggtgcagatgatgcactgtgaaggtttaagaaaattgcctgttgcttcgCAGGGCTtggtttgctttcaattaatggaataaagattgctttcaaaccaaaacaattattttattaaaaagtaaCAACGGGAagggagagacaaacaaaaaaacgaCATCAGCTGtagagagtgggggaagggagggtcccgggaagaggtggggtccgtggatggttaaagatttgtgtatgtccaggtgtCATATACAACCTTGTCTTTTGGAGTatagtgcagcgggtactgtagttcagcagggctaaactgcagagggaggggtgttGTCTGCAAtgggtactgggagtctgcagggctggactgtgacaggGCAAGAGTGGAATGCAgagggtacagactggagccaggaggttcaTAAAACTGTGTTGGCAGCGTctgggggtgcatgggaaagagttttgcaacagtagttgcaggggagggtgggtgcagagctgctcGGCTTACAGTGCTAGTAGCACCTGGAGCATGTCCGCTTGGCATtccataacctttaagagccgctccgtggcttTGTTCTGGCGCGTcgcgttctcctttcggtccctcttctcgctgtcccgccactccttcaattcttgtttttcggccaTGGAATGTGTCATGACATCACAGAAaatcctctttagttcttcgtggccactttctaattctgcgcagccgttcagcTGGCAATAACAGAGGGAGGCTgagctcccaaggtcatctctgtgaagccaaaatgcaacattttacagaaacatttattgtttgcaacacacagaccactgattcagtgatttagaACAACCACTATTCAcgtacctgtcactaactggctgacgcCAGGCAAGCACACTTGAgacacaagacccccaaaatggtgagtaaccttAGGGGCAGGgaaaatcagtgttccaggaccatactgtagactgggcatgtggctctcgGGGAGAGCCAGCATTGTAGCAGGGGCCTTACAATCATTACTgttcccacattttccacagactgtgttcattatggaagatatctcactgcttaGGGTGAGCAGGGATTCAAGGGAGGATCTTCaccaagactgcggcttccggCCTTGGCCCTTATGTGGTCCCACAGTGACGGCAGATTGgcgtgggaaagttacccttaatggggcaagaaacaaagcagctcggTCAAGGAACCtgtggcagcggattgcccagtatctccatgagagtttcctggagaactctgaggcagattcccgtgaagtgagggagtcaatcaacactgTTCCATCACTTAGACTAGGCCTGTGGTGGTATGTGCATCATAGACACATGCCTGCTTTCTGCAACGCTCCTgccccccaacaactcgcttcagcaatttccaaaatcaaagccacttaccaggggcctcctctcctgtttgcgcttcgccaagTTTCGACAGCTCTGAATGGTTGGCTTACTCCAGAGTAGAGAAGAGCTCacggctgcatgcatctctgacctctgagtcgtcctctgcctctcGGCCTCCCTGCAACACATctttgtccaagatttcctccttctggctcagtccactcttgactggcatgcgagccaccgaagtatctACAGTGGCCTTCGCAATGGAGatggggtcaccaccgagtatcacgtccagctcttcgCAGAAcgggcagcactggagcagcggtttgcctcccaTGGCTTATGGTAGGTactccgcagctccttcactttgaccctgcaccgCAGTGTGTCCcgctcatggcccctttctgtcatgaaATCTgaccgtaggtatcataattcctacggctgcaGCGCAGTTGGGattggacagcctcctctccccaaatgctcatgaggtccagcagctcagcactgCTCTAAGCAGGGGATAGCCTGGTGCGCGGAGCAGGtctggtcacctggaaagatgcgctgagaccactgtaTGCGTCatcgagcaaacaggaagggaaccttcaaaattcccaaggaatttaaggggcgGGGctcatggttggtcacctgagggcagggccgtacagttcaaactgatgactagagaggtgagaacaggcattgtgggacacctcctggaggccgaTCGCAGCagtgtaatcgaccagggtgtctacactggcaccacggcACTGTAACCCTGATGCAGAAAGCGGTACGCCTCTCGTCAGGGTGGtctttttacagcgctgcaactgcacagtttctgcgcactaagtggcttggcagcgtgtgcacctcgggagttacactgcagaaagctgctttactgcgcagaaacttgccagtgtctACAAGGTTTCAGTGAGCTGTCTATGACAGTAGCACTACAGTTGATGTGGTTGGCAAGCACACTCCTGATCCCTGGAGATAAATATCGCCTCCCCACCTCCAAACCATTTCTGGCTTCAGGcaacagggagagagaagaagcaGTTTTACCAACTACAGCTGGAGTTAAAAATGTGGCCCACAAGGAATTCAACCTGCCTCAGCCCTTCCTGCATTAGTGGTTCTCACCCCTGGAGCTCAGCACTGGTTAGGAACTTTCAGGAGAGGCAAGAAGACACAGGCAGAGGTTGGTAGTGTGCTGGCTGGCCACACCAGAGCAGCAACAGCACGAATGGTTCACTGAACCATGTGGGAATGCTGTTGAAGTAGCACATGTGAAGAAAGCAATGTTACGGTAGGTTTTCACATTCTGAAAATCTGAAGTCAACAAACTCAATTTAAGATTGTGTATCTCAGGAGTTTTGCTAGACGTAAAAAGGAAAAAGTGAGAAAAGATTAACAGCAACTGTCACTTTAGTTATCAGGTTTTACTATTCTGAAAAGTacagttaggctatgtctacactacaaagttaagttgacgATCATCCACCACTGTAATTAAACCGCTTTTGCACATCCACATAATGCTCCTTGTGACAGCAGAAAGCGTCCACAGTTAGTGCTATTGCATCGACAGAGAGAGCAGTGTAttgtgggtagttatcccactgtgcaactcaccaccagCCGCCACTCAGTGgtccatgatgcagttttctctgtCCAATCATTCTATGGGCTTCCTACTACATTTTGCACCACTTTTCAACAGCCCCTGTAAACTTCCTGCCCATCATCTCTGTCTGAAAGCAAGGATCCTGGACTGCTCTGTTGTATCGTGATGAGCATTATGAACACAATgtggctgatcctgcagtattttatGAGCTACGAGACTGATGACACTGTGGTGTCTGCCCCcatgtgccatggaaagaaacaattcaaggctGATGTTGGCATTCATagagcagctgcacacagtggaCTGTTGGTTCTGGGCATAGGAaataagcactgagtggtgggattgcatcgttatgcaggtatgggatgacaagcagtggctgcagaactctCGGATGTGCAAAaccactttcctggaactgtgtgcggagctcgCCCCTGCCCTCtggcacaaggacaccaaaatgagagctgccctaacgtgggagaagcaagtggtgatcgctgtatggaagctggcaactccagactgctactgatcagtTGTGAAACAGAGGTCCACCATGGGGGTTGTAGTGATACAAGTGTGCAGGACCATTAATCtcctcctgctacaaaggactgtgactcttggcaatgtgcggGAAATAGTGGATGGGTTTGCGACAACGGATTCCCTAATTGCGGGGTGTGATAGATGGCACGTATATTCCCATTTTGGCCTCAGACCACCTtgcaacagagtacatcaacagaaagagctATTTTTCTGTGGTATTGCATGATGTGGTGGatcatttcaccgacatcagtgcatggtggtccaggaaggtgcatgacacacatgTCTTCAGGAatactggcctgtacagaaagctgcaaggaaggactttctttccagacctgaagagtcTAACTGCGGATgtggaaatgccaatagtgatccttaGGACCCAGCCAACCCCTTGCTCCCGTgacttatgaagccatacaccagaaACCTTGACTGCAGCAAGAAGCACTTCAAGAACAggttcagcaggtgcagaatgactgttgaatgtgcatttggctGATTAAAGGGTCGTTGGCGCTGCTTTTTTGGCAGGTTAGACTcgaatgaagaaaatatttccatgatcatagcagcctgctgtgctctgcataacatttgtgaagctaatgttgagatggttttattatgtcagcatagcaagagagttaaatcagtgggagGAGCATTGCAGTGCGTAAACCTCAACAGtgaggttgacgtaagctgcctatGTTGAAttagctgtgtagtgtagacagggccttaggtTCTTGAGCAGTATCAAATAAAGCTAACTTTCCAACTCTTTACACTTCAAAAACACTATAGACAGAACACTGACCTGTAGGGAAGTGCCCGCCAAAAAACATGTTGAATATTTCTTCTGGTGTGATGTCTGCTTCAAATTCCCTGTAATAATCATAGTTCCTAGCCCGGGGAGTGCTGAAAGTCTCTTGCTCATCCCCAAATTGATCATATCGTGATCGTTTTTCAGGGTTGCTCAGAACGGCAAAAGCAGTACCTATTGCTACAGAATAAGAGAGAGCAAAATTACACATTTATGTCATCCAATGTTTTCAAGTCAATATGCCTTTCATAAATTGAATTTTAGAAGATGAGTAGCTACAAGTTGATAGAGACACATTTTCTGTTGGACAACGTGTAACACAAAACCATCTGGACAGAGAGACTCTATATCCATTGGAGATGTCATTCTTAAAGCAAAGTGAGTGCTCCTTTCAGTTATTCTTGTAGATACTGGTATTAGCACTGATGAAAGCTGCTCACTCATCTTGGACAGAAGCAGGAAGTTAAAACATTTCCTATAGCATATGGAAAGGTTGAAAATACTCAGAAAACTGGAGAAGAGACCATTCTGGAAATCTGTTAAAGGGCTGAGTGACAATACAACTTTTTACCAAGTCTGAAACCAGTTAGTGACATGGTAGGCGTTAGAGTGTGTGTCCACACACCATATGGTTAATTACATGACATTGCATCCTTCCTGTAGGATGTATACTTTTAACTTTGTATTAAGTTAACCTGAGTTACATTCCTACGAGCTGGACAAGATAAACACTATGCTTCTCCTAGGATTTACCTCAATCAGCTGAAAGGTtacaactgccttgtcttcactagacttCTAACACAGGTTAGCTTAGCATGGgttaaaaatatatctttttccctagtgaagacaaggccttagttaaaCAAGTGCAATTGTGTATACAGCATACCACAGAGAGCTAGGTGAGAATGGCAGCAGTGTTAGAGTGATCTCATCCACCAGTGGAAAGAAAGGAACTGAGGATGAGGGATGGCCACTATCTTACAAATGCCCACTTGCTGGCAACCCCATTCAAAGG
The nucleotide sequence above comes from Chelonia mydas isolate rCheMyd1 chromosome 8, rCheMyd1.pri.v2, whole genome shotgun sequence. Encoded proteins:
- the DNAJC18 gene encoding dnaJ homolog subfamily C member 18 isoform X3, encoding MEGLGSGERWAEALIDALRRNACPTEENSESSDFCACSDCMRGKKEKCDNERGQLGSGEASMTYTEEQLYGVQRIKKCSNYYEILGVERDANEEDLKKAYRKLALKFHPDKNCAPGATEAFKAIGTAFAVLSNPEKRSRYDQFGDEQETFSTPRARNYDYYREFEADITPEEIFNMFFGGHFPTDLAVRGTPYTPAEHLRQIRTQPRRSKEDIFQEVFQYSETEKQERRVWSESLKENFKIDRQDRKESQEQIFMGHEQMIKLMEEQTEMLKSLITLQAEHMRVRPPCS